From a region of the Constantimarinum furrinae genome:
- a CDS encoding SpoIIAA family protein has protein sequence MIKIIESEKDNLISAKISGIISKTDVEKIHSLIHIIIEKGNKVDFYFDIHDFEGYTLQGFWEDIKVDSAHISDYGKMAFVGDKKWQEWVAKATDFFSSSEVKYFDLREKEAAKKWIAQ, from the coding sequence ATGATAAAAATTATTGAAAGTGAAAAAGATAATTTGATTTCCGCTAAAATAAGCGGTATAATCTCAAAAACAGATGTAGAAAAAATACATTCGCTCATCCATATTATTATCGAAAAGGGTAATAAAGTGGATTTCTATTTTGATATTCACGATTTTGAAGGTTATACGTTACAAGGCTTTTGGGAAGATATTAAAGTAGATAGCGCACACATTTCCGATTATGGAAAAATGGCTTTTGTGGGCGATAAGAAATGGCAGGAATGGGTCGCAAAGGCTACCGATTTCTTTTCTAGCTCTGAAGTGAAATACTTCGATTTAAGAGAAAAAGAAGCAGCTAAAAAATGGATAGCACAATAA